The Deltaproteobacteria bacterium genome window below encodes:
- a CDS encoding VCBS repeat-containing protein, giving the protein MGERRDRIQRCGSKVTATLTLGLLACGPVKGDGTGSASAEGTSTDATASSTSAASMTSTSTSVGGSSDGSSTAGPGACPDNVANEPFCYRKFSLPSNGELGDGPMAPERAQPARAGHFGSDGELAFLLSGQQAGSPMALAVWNGSGFDVRPWGVVPSLDFWRGRWPAKMFDGIHSDLVVGAYEGGEWTLAVAPWRPDGPGGPVVVEAPSPNYVARLFDPMTVVDVNGDGLDEIAVYVQPGVHRLVQSLDGTPSFSGGELTHSGACGGGEAGIGAGQMDGDGLIDVAAIGFCEVRNLGGVFAFSAEWGDGTGGFAAEGVQFPAASPNAWLGMGDFDGDGFADVLTASEDGSTYYESYLYFHRSRGDRTFDAPLKIWTDIDPPGSFTPPYVAPLAAATSLVLGDVDGDGTDDVVFQRFMVAVVQVTHATQYLEMFDIDWDQENRQIVSAYDLNEDGRLDFLVWDAIEGAYALMSSA; this is encoded by the coding sequence TTGGGTGAGCGCCGCGATCGGATTCAGCGGTGCGGTTCGAAGGTCACCGCGACGTTGACGCTCGGGCTACTCGCCTGCGGCCCCGTCAAGGGCGACGGCACCGGCTCGGCGTCGGCCGAGGGTACCAGCACCGATGCGACGGCGAGTTCGACGTCGGCTGCGAGCATGACGTCGACATCGACCTCCGTGGGCGGGAGTTCGGATGGTTCATCGACCGCAGGACCGGGCGCCTGCCCCGACAATGTTGCGAACGAGCCGTTCTGCTATCGGAAATTCTCGCTCCCCTCGAACGGCGAGCTCGGGGACGGGCCGATGGCCCCCGAGCGGGCGCAACCGGCTCGAGCCGGTCACTTCGGTTCCGACGGCGAACTCGCGTTTCTGCTTTCTGGCCAGCAGGCCGGGAGCCCCATGGCTCTGGCAGTCTGGAACGGTTCGGGATTCGACGTGCGGCCGTGGGGCGTCGTGCCCAGCCTCGACTTCTGGCGGGGTCGATGGCCCGCAAAGATGTTCGATGGGATCCACTCGGACCTGGTGGTGGGCGCCTATGAAGGTGGCGAGTGGACGCTCGCGGTTGCTCCGTGGCGTCCAGACGGGCCTGGAGGGCCGGTTGTCGTCGAGGCCCCAAGTCCGAACTACGTCGCACGGCTTTTCGACCCAATGACAGTCGTCGATGTGAACGGGGACGGGCTCGATGAAATTGCCGTCTACGTGCAGCCCGGGGTGCATCGACTGGTGCAGAGCCTGGACGGGACACCATCGTTCTCTGGTGGCGAACTCACACACTCGGGCGCATGCGGGGGCGGAGAGGCTGGCATCGGCGCCGGCCAGATGGACGGCGATGGTCTGATTGATGTCGCGGCCATTGGGTTCTGCGAAGTGAGAAATCTCGGTGGTGTATTCGCATTCTCGGCTGAATGGGGCGACGGCACGGGAGGCTTCGCTGCCGAGGGTGTCCAGTTTCCGGCAGCATCGCCCAATGCTTGGCTCGGCATGGGCGACTTCGACGGCGATGGCTTTGCCGACGTCCTCACGGCATCAGAGGACGGCTCGACCTACTACGAGTCCTATCTCTACTTTCATCGCTCGCGCGGCGACCGCACATTCGACGCCCCCCTCAAAATCTGGACCGACATCGATCCGCCCGGCAGCTTCACCCCCCCTTATGTGGCGCCTTTGGCCGCCGCTACGAGTTTGGTACTTGGAGACGTCGACGGCGACGGCACGGACGATGTCGTATTCCAGAGATTTATGGTCGCCGTCGTACAGGTCACACATGCCACCCAGTATCTCGAGATGTTCGACATCGACTGGGACCAGGAGAACAGACAGATCGTATCGGCGTACGATCTAAACGAGGACGGTCGGCTCGACTTCCTCGTCTGGGATGCCATCGAGGGCGCCTACGCACTGATGTCCTCCGCGTAG
- a CDS encoding bifunctional 3,4-dihydroxy-2-butanone-4-phosphate synthase/GTP cyclohydrolase II, whose translation MVAEGLSTTAELIEAFRAGRPVILVDDEHRENEGDIIIAAEHVTAENIAFTIRHTGGVICLAMTNELADHLELPPMVQHNAAKRGTAYTVSIEAAHGIDTGISAKDRALTIRTTVKPEVTAADLVRPGHVFPLRARDGGVLRRAGHTEAGVDLARLAGCKPVAAVSELMHDDGTMMRLPALMAFAKTHDIPIGTIADLIAYRLAHDRFVHHVASAQLPTAEGLFELHGFRDDLANTEHVALTMGTIDDGAPVLVRMHSECLTGDALHSLRCDCGAQRDAALAAIAAEGRGVLVYLRQEGRGIGLLNKIRAYALQDQGVDTVEANLRLSFPADLRDYGVGAQMLHHLGVRRLKLLTNNPRKIVGLSGFDMEVVERVPLHAGKNPHNERYLATKVAKLGHLADG comes from the coding sequence GTGGTCGCCGAAGGTCTATCCACCACCGCTGAGCTGATCGAGGCGTTCCGCGCCGGTCGGCCCGTGATCCTCGTCGACGACGAGCACCGTGAGAACGAGGGCGACATCATCATCGCCGCCGAGCACGTCACCGCGGAGAACATCGCGTTCACGATCCGCCACACCGGCGGGGTCATCTGCCTGGCGATGACCAACGAGCTGGCCGATCACCTCGAGCTGCCGCCGATGGTGCAGCACAACGCGGCCAAGCGCGGCACCGCGTACACCGTGTCGATCGAGGCCGCCCACGGCATCGACACCGGCATCTCGGCCAAGGATCGCGCGCTGACGATCCGCACGACCGTGAAGCCGGAGGTGACCGCGGCGGACCTCGTGCGCCCCGGCCACGTGTTCCCGCTGCGGGCCCGCGACGGCGGCGTGCTGCGCCGGGCAGGGCACACCGAGGCCGGCGTCGACCTGGCGCGCCTGGCCGGCTGCAAGCCGGTCGCGGCGGTCAGCGAGCTGATGCACGACGACGGCACCATGATGCGGCTGCCGGCGCTGATGGCCTTCGCCAAGACCCACGACATCCCGATCGGCACCATCGCCGACCTCATCGCGTACCGGCTCGCCCACGACCGCTTCGTGCACCACGTCGCGAGCGCGCAGCTGCCGACGGCCGAGGGGCTGTTCGAGCTGCACGGCTTCCGCGACGATCTCGCCAACACCGAGCACGTGGCGCTGACGATGGGCACCATCGACGACGGCGCGCCGGTGCTGGTGCGGATGCACAGCGAGTGCCTCACCGGCGACGCGCTGCACTCGCTGCGCTGCGACTGCGGAGCCCAGCGCGACGCGGCCTTGGCCGCGATCGCAGCCGAGGGCCGCGGCGTGCTGGTGTACCTGCGGCAGGAGGGCCGCGGCATCGGCCTGCTCAACAAGATCCGCGCGTACGCGCTGCAGGACCAGGGCGTGGACACGGTCGAGGCGAACCTGCGGCTGTCGTTCCCCGCCGACCTGCGCGACTACGGCGTGGGCGCACAGATGCTCCACCACCTCGGGGTCCGCCGGCTGAAGCTGCTGACCAACAACCCGCGCAAGATCGTGGGCCTGTCGGGCTTCGACATGGAGGTCGTGGAGCGGGTGCCGCTGCATGCGGGGAAGAACCCGCACAACGAGCGCTACCTCGCGACCAAGGTCGCGAAGCTCGGCCACCTCGCGGACGGGTGA